DNA from Onychomys torridus chromosome 1, mOncTor1.1, whole genome shotgun sequence:
TCACAGACCTGCAACCCAAAGCATGGCTGTGTGGCCATCGTCTCTAGTGAGGCTTACAGGCGGTTACCCCAGCATTGCCCATCACATCACCAGGCTCcctgtcttctgacttcccttCCACACCTTTGTGAGGATCAGGGCCAGGCTCCAACACTTACCTGCACATTCTGCAAAGCCAGGTTCTCCCTGCTGCTCCCTCCGTGTGCTGAAAACCGAGGGAACTTCCGGGTCACCAGGCTGAAGATGCCCAAGACAGCCTTCACGGCAGTGTCAATGCTCAGACTGATGTGGTAGCTGGAAGGGCAGGGGTCAGAGGGGTCAGCACAGGTGTGCTAAGACATGCTCTTAACTAcctttgaaaattatttctttggcCTGGGTagagtggtgcacgcctttaatcccagcacttgggagatagaggcaggtggatttctatgagctccaggtcagccagagctacagagtgagacctatctcaaaaagaaaaaaaaattcacttggatctggaaagatggctcagcaacctcatggtggctcacaaccacgagtaactccagttctaggggattcaatgcactcttctggcactcatatgcacatgcccacactacatagataattaaaaataaacattgtctTATCACATGTATGGGGGCGGGGCACGTATTCCACGGCAGGTGTGTGGATATCAGTGAATGACTTCTGGGAGTcagtctctccttccagcatgtgggtgcaagggactgaattcaggtcaacagacttggtggcaagcacctttacctactgagccttcTTGCTGGCCCTCAATTATCATCCTAGAGCATGTGACTCAACCATAGTCAGCCCAGTCATGACACTATAAAACCATGACTACCCTTCATCAAGTTCCAGAATTCACCATGCCAGAAAGAAATCCTGCCTAGCAACCATCATTCCCTGCTCCCATCCGCCCCAGCTTGACTATCGCCAGTCCACTGTCTGGACTGATAAATCCACTATGGATATGCCAGGCTGGGcaattcacagcaatagaactgtGCACGTTATGGCCTTTGATACCTGGCATTTTTCACTCAGCATGACAATTCCAAGGGTCACATATGCTTTAGAGGCATGCCACACCTTTTGCCATCAGAGTAGTACAAAGCTAACAACCAGGGGCGTCCTGTAGATGTAACTTGTAACTCCTTTGGGCATAAGCCCAGGTACAGAACTGCTGGTAGGGAGGCCTTTGGCTGTACCCATCAATGTGACAGGCAGTTTCTTGGTTTTCTGAAGAGCCAGAATAAAAGAATATTCTAGATGAGGTAAAATCACACCTCCTGGAAAAGTCTCCCTGATCCTCCCCACACGGCCTGTGAGCTGCGTCCAAAGACTGCTGGACCAGCTCGATGGTATCCCGTGCACAGGAATAGGTGACCTGCAACTGCACCTAGAGGCAGGGCTGGGTGACggatgtttatgtgtgtacatgtgaactgTACAGTCTAGGCTCAAACCCACGGCAGCCTTTCACTCAGCTGCCAGGTGCACACAAAGACACTGCAGCCACAGGCTTGTCACAAGCTCTGACCTTTGCCATGGTGCCAGCCTGAGCTCGGCACAGGATGGAGTCCTACCTTCCAATCTGCTGAGCCAGTTCTGTGGCCCTGCTGTGGGTCTCCTCGGAGGAGTTCTCACTGGCCATGTAGCAAGTGGTGAGCAGGCGTCCACAGAGCTCCTGGGGATCTTGTGGGGTGTAGCCGTTCTCGTCCACCAGGCTTTGGATATCTGTCAGCACTTGCTGATCTGGAGCCACCGTGGCAGGATGAGAACTACTGTGCACGAAGTCCTGACCTCCTTCCCAAGTGCCCAGGCAGCCAGCCCACATCTTCCAAGTGTCAGCCTCCACCCACCCCCCTGGGGCCCACGTAGGTACCAGGTCCCCCTGGTCTGATCTTGAGCTCCCATTCATTGGCCCCAGTCCATCCCTGAAGTCCACTTAGTTATCCCCCAGTCTGTTCAGTTTCCACAATCCATCTCCCATGTTCCCTTGCATCTAACTCCTATTGATCACCCCAGAGACCACCAATCTAGCCTGGCAGCAAGTCCCTCTCTCAGGTGCTTGCACACTGGTCCCTGTGCTCACAGGGCTAGTTGTGCTAACACACTGATCTGTGTGTTAACACACACTAGATAGACCAACCTATGGCCTGTGCTGGGCTAACTCTCTGCCACTGCACTGCACTAACCCACTGCTCTGCACTAACTGAGGTCTGTGTAGGGCTAGCCTGTGTTCTGTCCTGGGTTAACCCACTACTCTGCACTGTACTAACCCACTGCTCTGTGCTATACTAACCTAATCCATGGACCTGCACTGCACTAACCCACTGCTCTGCACTAACTGAGGTCTGTGTAGGGCTAGCCTGTGTTCTGTCCTGGGTTAACCCACTACTCTGCACTGTACTAACCCACTGCTCTGTGCTATACTAACCTAATCCATGGATCTGCACTGCACTAACCCATTGCTCTACACTAACTGAGGTCTGGGTGGGGCTAGCCTGTGTTCTGTCCTGGGCTAACCCACTGCTCTGTGCTGTACTAACCCATTCCACAGCTCTGCACTGCACTAACCCACTGCTCTGCACTAACTGAGGTCTGTGTAGGGCTAGCCTGTGTTCTGTTCTGGGCTAGCCCTCTGCTCCTGCACTGCTCAGGCTATTCTTAGTGCCACTGCACCCGTGGTGAGATACGGACTTGACCTAGGTTGCCAGACCCCAAAGCCTatgtgtgtgccccccccccccaaccaggGCTGTACTGCTGACAGACAGTGGCAGGCAGACAAGGCCACATCTGCTAACTTCCCAGGAAAGGCTGTTACTCgcctgagttctgggacttgAATAGGACAGACAACATCTATGGCCAGCCATGAAGCCTCCCTCACCCACAGTACTCATGACCTGGGTTTGTCCTTCACTCCGACTGGTTCCCAACCTGAACTCTCTCCTCAGAGCAGTGGACATCATGTCACCTACTTCCGCTTTGCACAGCCTCGCAGACCAGGCAGCACATGGAGTAGACGATGCAGGCGCTGGCTGCACTATCCACACCGCCACTCAGGGGCAGGAAAAACCCAGCCTGGAAGGGGCCGACCATGTACAGTGTGAACGGAGCTGCGGATAGGCTGTGCCCCACCCAATCTCCAGCCTAGCACTACCCGGTGAGCCCCAGACTTCTACAGAACACAGGGCTCAGCATCATCCCTGGGCAAACGACCCACTTGTATGACAGGTTCCCTAAAGGGCAGGAGATGCCACTCAGGATCCCAGGCTGTCTTTCTGGCCCTAGAGGTGCACATGTTGGGAGACGTGGAAGTTCCTCTGCCTTTCAACAGCTCCACAGACCACCACATGGCTTCAAAGTGGGCTTCAGCCATCTGGCCTCTGGCCAGTTCAGATACACTCCCCAAAGAAAAACATCACTAACCCGCCCTAGACTCACACACCAACCAGGAGAGCCCATGGGGGTGGGTAGGAACTAAGCACCCTACCTGTTTGCTCCGTCGAAGGAAGTCCCAGAGCCAGCAGGCAGGTCCGAGGCTGCAGGAGATAAGCGTTGAGTCTGGAGGCACAAGCCTGGCTCACTGCACCTGTACAGTGGTCCTGCATGGGGCCCCCAAAGGCAGCGCAGAGACACAACCCTGAGCCTGGGCTCTTGCTAGGCCATCTGCTATCATAAGCACTTCATGTCAATCTGGGCAGTCTAACAAGTCTAGGGGAAACCCTAGAGATATCCCACATGAAATGGGCACACTGAGGCCTGGCTTAAGGACACAGTACAGGCAGACTACCCTAGGCAGAACCAGGAAGCCTGGCCTCATCAGCCACAGTGACtcttttttggacagggtctcactatgcaactCTAGCTGTCTTACAGCTCATTATGTAGCAACCACTACATCTTAACTCCAGTGAAGCAGAGGGTCCACCCCGGGCAGATTTTGGGAATCCCTGCAGCCCTCACACCTGGCAAACGTTGGCGGCCACTGGGATGGTGGTGGCCATAAAGCAACAGGATCCAGACCCAAGGGGCACCTACCTTATCTCCTCCTCAGGGCTGTGGTATGTCCACTCCACAGGTTCTGACACCAGTTCCAACAAGTCTTCACTGTCCGAGAGGGCAAAATCCACATTCACCCGGGGGTATGGGCTCACCCTGCTTGCCTGTTGCGGGAGGACGTGAGGACACAGTGGCAGCTGCAGTTTGGAGCCTTCATGGGTGAGGAACAGGGCTCTAGCAGCCATGGGAGACACAGACAGGCCCACAGGGAAACAGGACGGACTCATCAAAGTTGACAGGTACTGACAAGGGCTTGCAAGGGCAGAGAAGTTACAGACTTTTCCCAGTACTGTGGGAATGGGAGGGGGAACAGCCACTTGGGTAAGCAGTCTGATAGCTCTTCAGCAGCCTGGACATGAGGGCCCCATGTGAGCTGGAGGACTTATTCCTGGACAGATACACCCAGGAGAAAGGAACCCATGCTCACTCAAAACTCTGGAGGAGGGGTGAGCACCCAGTGGTATGGCTACTGGGTGGAGTATTACTGTACCCCAAAAAAGAGCAGAATCCCATTATGCTTCCCCACGGTGGACCCCAAAGATGCTATACTTAGTGAGAGGAGCCGGGCACACAACAGCAGCCACAGTTCAGCACCATCTCTGGCCCCATAGCTTTGGTCAAGCCCACAGCATACTAGGCTACTAGCAAGGCCTGGCTGAACACTCAGGTTGGTGTTTCCCAGGGCACTTACCTCCAGGTTCCGAGATGAGATCTCTGCCCTGTAGCTCCGGACGTCCTCCAGGTCCAGGGTGGCAGTGAGGACCTCCTGGATGTGGAAACGAAGAGAAAGCACAGGACTGCTGCCCCACATGAATGGGTCAGACGTTTATGGCAGGAGCTGGGCATCTGCTGCCCCTAGCAGGGTGAATGGCACCACTACCCTCTCGAACATTTTCTCCTCTTAAAAAAAGTATTCTAaattatgagtatgtgtgtgtcctgagtgctatgtgcatgtgagtgcagtttctgtagaggccagaagagggcactgttgttctagtgctggaatgaaaggcggTTGGAAGCTGCCTGACATCAATGCTTTAacctgaactatctctccagctgcATCTCTGTCTGGTTGACACCAGAACCTCAACTACATTTAGACATTTCCCAGGGACACACTAGTTACAGCAGGGGACACAATTCTGTCAGTAACAGGGACAGGGAGAAGTTTCAGGAAATACTCTTTTTTAcctaaaagacacacagaaacaatGACTCCTTTTCCAGTTCTGAACACAGTGACTTATAGATGGGATGGCTGAAGCCACTGGAGCCATTATGTGACCAGAAAATTAAGCCAAcacagaggaaggctgaggaggagaacAACATGGGGAGTAACATGGCAGTCCACACCCACATCTTCTAGTGTGCAGCTCCCCAGGCCCTCTGAGGACTGTATGGCTCCTAAGGTGGATCAGTACATTTGTGCAGggctgtcctctgccttcctgtctcttctctgtaTCCTCACACCCCTCTGCCAAAGGATTGTGATGACACTTCCACCCTGTCCCTCGCCTGGCTGGCCTCATAAAGCCCCTCCCCATGAGAAGTAAGGGGTTTCCTCTGTGCTTCCCATCACTCAGGGCCCAAGTGGGATGTGATGGTTAACACTGATTGTCAGCTCGATGCAATCTAGAATTACCaaggaaacaaatctctgggtaTGTTTGTGAGGGAGTGTCTGATTGGGCTTACTGACGTAGAcacactctgaatgtgggtggcaccagcCTGTGGACTGGGGTCCCAGATTGAATACAAAGTAGAAAGTGCTGAGCTCTTCATCTCTATGcttctgactgtggatgtgatgtgactggctggctcacattcctgctgccgcaccttcccaccatgatggcctgtgagcctcaaactgtgagtcaaagtaaacccttcctccctaaAGAACTCCTGTCAGGTACTGACATTAGAGAGAAAAGTTATTAATGCAGGTATCCCCTCCCAACACGTGCAGTCCAAGCCATGGGGGAGCTGACAGGTCTTGGACAGGCCAGATGCCCCTGAGGATAACATCCCCAGTTAAGTCTGATGGTCACCATCTCTTATGACAGGACCGGGCCTAGTGTCTGCTCATCCCTGATTGGGGGGTTTCATCCTGTCAGCCTCCAAAATGAGTCCAACATGCTCAAGAGCCCTGTGTCCCGACACTATGGTATCTGCCCCAATGTGCTCACTTCAGCCCCGGGTTCTCCTCCATAGCTCATGCCCAGCAGGGACATTTTCCTCTGCTCTCTTCAGCCAAAACCTGCCCTAAGGGGATCCCTCCTCACGGCTAGGGAGGGGGAACTATACAGATGAGCAGTCAACTGACTGGGCAGTGTAAAGGCCGCTCCCCATCCCCATGCTTGGCTTGTTACCACATCATCCAATGAGAACTGAGTGCCCTGGGCAAAGATGCTCCCATTCATGGCAATCATGGCGCAGCCATCATAGTAGAGACGGTCACCGTCACAGCCCTTCTGGTTGGCTAGCAGGTAGATGCCACCATTCTAGAAGAAGCAGAGCTATCAGTGCTTTATATAACCTGTGACTGCCACTAGAGCTGAACAGGACACCTAGATGCCCCAGTCTGCCATTCTCCACCCAGTCCCAAGTTGCCATCGCCATCCGGACTCTGACAGATACAGTAGGTACAGGTGGGGACACAAAGCCCCACGCCTCCAGTTCATGTGGCCTTGCCAGGTGTTGTGCTACAATTGCCTTGAAATTGAAACATCAGGAAGTCAATAATgtacaagtctcaggaagttcctgaaacttagCAGATGCACAAGGCCCCTCCTCTCCAAGGTCCCATAAgcagtaaggactgctgagaggCCCTCagaccagccaagctgcctggagGAGACTCTCTGGTCTGTCAAACTGCCTATAAATTGTGAAGAGTGCTCCAAGGTTCCAACTTTTTTGAGTTGTCCATGggactttggtgatgcagctgcctctAATTCATCCCTACTCCTGTCTGTAACCCCTCACCTATTGCTGAGTAattccaataaactcattggtttgcCATGTTGAACTTTGATTACTTTGGTCTATCActggttccctatctggggtgagtagacctGTTGAGTCTTCTTGAAATAATGTCACATGACACCAGGTGTCGGGCATCCCACAGAACTTTTACTTTCCCTCAGCTCACAGTGCAGTACTGCTGTCCCTATATGACGGGGCCACTGCAGCTAGGGCAGTGTGATGGGGCAGCATTGAGCTTCAGGGCCACCAGAAGCACTGATGACTGTGGGTGACCTCTGTGAGGGATAGATGTTATCCCCTATCTCTGCCCATCTTCAACTGGGGGCCAATCTATCTGCACCAAGGACTAACAGTACTGCGCCACTGTGTCCAAGGTCAGTGGCAGGTACATGCAAGTTCGTATGTGTCTCCATGACAATTATGGACAGGAACACATCCTGGTTCTCTGTCATAGCAGTGTCAATCTGCTTTGAATGATGGCAGTTAGGGCCTGGTGATACCAGGAAGAGAAACCTGGGAGGAACCAAGCATGGCTATGGAATGCAGCCTCAAACCACACCGGAAGTGTGGTATGCACTGGAGGTGGTTGAGCCCTGCCCCAGGTGCCGTTGCTCTTGGGGATTCCTCTGATGAAGCCTTAACTTGTGACACTGCTCTATCCACCCTGCCCAATGCCCACCTTGGAAGTGGCCATGGTCACCAGATCCACCCTGGCGTGGGCTTTGCGTAGCACGTGGTGGCTGCCTGAGGCATTGGTGATGATCTCCACACCATCCAGGCCCATGTCGATGTGGGGGCTGTtgaaagaggcaggtggaatGACTGCTGGGCTCCGGTGACCCCTCAGCTCTCTAGGGGGACCTCCATGGTTAAGGCCATGACCTCAAGAGGCTGCAAAGCCTGAGTCTTCCCACTGGTCAGCCCAGGATGGGGAGTGGGTGGCGTAGAGAGCTGGCTGACCTGCGCGGTGTCCAGAGCTCCTCACAGACCTCGCTCCCAACACAGGTGTCCCGGGTGGCCAGTACCACATCTCCGAAGGGCACAGTCTCCTGCAGTGGAAAGAAAAGACCAGTTTTGATCCTAGGGCTGCTTACTGGGCTACACACTGGCCTCCAACATCTTGAAGGCTACTATACTGTTCCAGGCCCTTGCTAAGGCTTTCCTCACCTTGGGTGTGCCAGCCCCAGCATATTCGACTTCTGCTGACCCCGGGCTCTCCCACTTCCCTACTCAATGACCATGAGACACACAGTTCTACTATGGCTGCAGCAGGTCCTTTCCTCCACTCCATCTCCTGTCACCAACAATGTCACCATTTACCAAGGAGGCAAGCAGAGTGAGGACCCCAGGTCCACAGCACAATGAGAGGGATGAAGCTCAGAGATGTGCCCACCACCGGCTGACTGTGATCTCCTAGAACGGGCCCAGATCACAGAATACCTCTGCCGAGGGCTGGCTGGCTCCTGTGGCCTGGCTTGCAATCAGCCGTCCTGGTGTCACCACGGAAGGTCAGCCCTGGGCTTCCCATCTACCCAGCTACGCTTTGACTCCACCCAGGAGCTCCTCCTGTGCCCGCCCGCAGCCTGCACTGGTAGGAAACCCTGGGAAGGATGCACCTGCTTTGTCAGGTCCTGTAACATCCGAGGGAGGACATATTCCTCAGTTTGCCTGAAAGGAAAGAATCAAAGCATGGCAAAGCTGAGGGGCAGTCCTGGGAAACAGGAAGCATGGCTCAGGCGTGGGCTCAGTCTAACCATGTCATGCTCCCGAGTGTTGTGTCCTCAGAGACCTATGCCAGACACTGCAGAACTCATGCATACTGgggtgtctctgcctctcagtgttTTCTGTGggactgggggaggggtgacTAGAATCAGGTCGCTGTTCCAAGGGAGAAATCAGGGTTTCTCCTCACCCTGGAAAAGTCCTGTGACGTTCACCCACAGACACAACCACACCTACCTTACGAATGAGACAATAGGATTACAGTCTACAGCCTTTGACGGGCAAAGTATTTACCACACACAGCTTTGGTCTAGGGAGTCTCAAAGATCTACTCCAGTGgacttaattatatttaaaaaaaaaaaaaacacctataaaataaaaagctaacatttgggggctggagagatggctcagaggttaagagcactgactgctcttccagaggtcctgagttcaattcccagcaaccacatggtggctcagaaccatctgtaatgagacctggcaccctattctgtatatataataaataaatcttttttttttaaaaagctaacatTTCTGACTTCAAACAAGCCAATGCAAGGCACGCTGCTCAGACACCAAACGCAGACTGTTCTATTCACTTTAGAATTTGTGGTGTATGGGCATAATGCCAGTGGTTCTTCTACTGAAGCACAGTGCCAGAGTCATAGAGCTGTGTGGACAggcctctcccacctcctcccccatcaACAGAGGGAACAGAATCAAGATTCCCACAGACCCTCTCATGGCCACACCATCCTAGCGAAGTCCTCTGACCCCATCTGTAGGTCAGGAAGCAGCAATGTCCCTAAACCAAAATGTTGGTGAGCCACCAGTACATTGGTCCTCACCCTTATCAACTCATGCAAAGATCACTGAGTACTGACCTGCTACCCTAGCACTGTACTATAGTATAAGATCCTACGTCaataaaccacaaaacaaaacaataacaaaatacccttattattatataaaataaaaagttactgGGTGAATGGCCTCTCTGCCCCATATATGGGTCATCTAAGGATGGACCAAACAGGAAGGGCAGGAAGATGCTAGGaagccatttctttttattttattcttatattaatttattcattgtatGTATAAGCATATGgatgtgcacatgccatggtgcttGTGTAGAGGTTAGAAGGCAactttcaggagccagcttcTTCTGGAAAGGCCATtacttaagatatttttaaaatttgtatttatgtgtacacatgtgtctgtgtgtaggaaTGTGTATATGAGgacaggtgctcacagaggccagaagagggcatcagatcccctggaactgaagttacagacagttgtgagctgcttgtggatgatggaaactgaacccaggtcctctggaagaacaaccagtgagtgctcttaacccctaagccatctctccagctcctcattcttaacttgattattattttttaagatagagtctcactgtgtagccttggctggtccgGAACTATGCAGACAAGcttggccttgaatacacagagctcagcctgtccctgcctcctgtatgttgggattgaaggtgtgtgtcacctatTCTTGTGTGGAGGGAAATTTTAACCATATTGTAATTGGATAATATAGCACTCTCGGAACACAtccagaacacagaaaaaaaaaaaaaaaaaaaaaaaaacaacttcataATATCATAATATTAAGACCAAAACATAACACAAGAGATACACCActccccaacaaaacaaaacaaaacaaaacaaaaaacctctaacACTGCACTGGCATACAATTCTAGAAAGTAAGCCAATTTCTGAATAAACCTTAACAAACTCAATCTAactcttttgcttgtttattgggtttttttttgttttttttttgtttgtttgtttttgaaacaaggtttcacggtgtagccctgggtgtcctagaactctctctgtagatcacgctgacctcaaactcagagatccacttgcctttgcctcctgaatgctgggattaaagacaccacCTGGCTGAATCCAAGTTTAATGTCCCACATTCACTTGGAATTTAAGCAAGGGCACAAAGGTTTACTCTCTCTATTCACCTGACATATTTGAACTTCAAACTGGACTTCAACATTTATTCTCTGTTGAAGAGAATGACTCAGCAGTCAAGAACTGagttcctgggttggggatttagctcagtggtagagtgcttgcctggcaagcacaaggccctgggtctggtcctcagctcctcccccccccccccaaaaaaaggactGAGTTCCGTCCCAGCAGCTGTGAATGGCAGTTaacaactggctgtaactccagctccagaggagccatggccttcttctggcatctgtaggctctgcatttatgtgcacatacccccacacagacacaaacacataaataaaaataaaatgtttttttaaaattcacagtaAAAACAAAGGGTGGTGGAGAAATAAGTCTGAAGCCAAATGAAGAAACTCAAGGAGATTTCTAGTTAGTTAGAAGGAAGGCAAAAATCCAAGCCTTCTGTTGTAGGGATAATCTAAAATGTTGTAGAAATGCTGCCTGGCAAAAGTGAAGAAGATGGACTGAGAAATGTAAATACGGAAAGAAATCACATCAGGTGCACATTATGCAAGAGTTCTACTTGACGGAAAGGAAGGAAACACAATTACAAGACAGCGCCAGAATTCACAAGCCCCTCAAATACACAGCAACCCTCAGAATCCAATCCTTTTCCTAGGTCAGCTGTCAACCACATGATAATGATAAAGACCCCATTCACAGGGGCAACAGCCAATTATAAATGGggtaactgtggtggtttgaataagaacagctcccataggttcatatatttggatgcttagggagtggcactatttgaaaggatcaggaggtgtggccttgtggaggaagtgcatcactgagggtgggctttgggattacaaaagcccaagccaagcccagtggctctcctctcttcttgaTGCCTGTGGatccggatgtagaactctcaactacttccccagcaccatgtctgcctgcatggcaccatgttccctgccatgatgataatggactaaatctctgaaactataggcAAGCCCCAATggactgttttctttcata
Protein-coding regions in this window:
- the Nadsyn1 gene encoding glutamine-dependent NAD(+) synthetase isoform X2; the encoded protein is MPVMHRNVRYNCRVIFLNRKILLIRPKMALANEGNYRELRWFTPWSRSRQTEEYVLPRMLQDLTKQETVPFGDVVLATRDTCVGSEVCEELWTPRSPHIDMGLDGVEIITNASGSHHVLRKAHARVDLVTMATSKNGGIYLLANQKGCDGDRLYYDGCAMIAMNGSIFAQGTQFSLDDVEVLTATLDLEDVRSYRAEISSRNLEASRVSPYPRVNVDFALSDSEDLLELVSEPVEWTYHSPEEEISLGPACWLWDFLRRSKQAGFFLPLSGGVDSAASACIVYSMCCLVCEAVQSGNQQVLTDIQSLVDENGYTPQDPQELCGRLLTTCYMASENSSEETHSRATELAQQIGSYHISLSIDTAVKAVLGIFSLVTRKFPRFSAHGGSSRENLALQNVQARIRMVLAYLFAQLSLWSRGARGGLLVLGSANVDESLLGYLTKYDCSSADINPIGGISKTDLRAFVQFCAERFQLPALQIILSAPATAELEPLANGQVSQTDEEDMGMTYSELSVFGRLRKVAKAGPYSMFCKLLNMWKDSWTPRQVAEKVKRFFSKYSMNRHKMTTLTPAYHAESYSPDDNRFDLRPFLYNTMWPWQFHCIDNQVLQLERREQQSLEDWMLEEPSPVWKHLLPGDP
- the Nadsyn1 gene encoding glutamine-dependent NAD(+) synthetase isoform X3, with protein sequence MALANEGNYRELRWFTPWSRSRQTEEYVLPRMLQDLTKQETVPFGDVVLATRDTCVGSEVCEELWTPRSPHIDMGLDGVEIITNASGSHHVLRKAHARVDLVTMATSKNGGIYLLANQKGCDGDRLYYDGCAMIAMNGSIFAQGTQFSLDDVEVLTATLDLEDVRSYRAEISSRNLEASRVSPYPRVNVDFALSDSEDLLELVSEPVEWTYHSPEEEISLGPACWLWDFLRRSKQAGFFLPLSGGVDSAASACIVYSMCCLVCEAVQSGNQQVLTDIQSLVDENGYTPQDPQELCGRLLTTCYMASENSSEETHSRATELAQQIGSYHISLSIDTAVKAVLGIFSLVTRKFPRFSAHGGSSRENLALQNVQARIRMVLAYLFAQLSLWSRGARGGLLVLGSANVDESLLGYLTKYDCSSADINPIGGISKTDLRAFVQFCAERFQLPALQIILSAPATAELEPLANGQVSQTDEEDMGMTYSELSVFGRLRKVAKAGPYSMFCKLLNMWKDSWTPRQVAEKVKRFFSKYSMNRHKMTTLTPAYHAESYSPDDNRFDLRPFLYNTMWPWQFHCIDNQVLQLERREQQSLEDWMLEEPSPVWKHLLPGDP